AGTAGACTTGATAGCTTGCACGCTATTTACCGTGTTTGCAAACTCTTGGACATCATAAAAAGTGCCCAAATTCTCCGTGCCTCTATTTGAGAAAATCACAAGCGAAATCTTCGCAAACTGCTTCTCCCTATCTCCTAAAATATGCTTTGCTACAAAGGGAGCGATTTCCTTAAACGCTTCTATGTAGCCTTTCATTGAGGCATTGACATTAAGCGCGATTGCGACTTCTTTTGTGGGATTTTTGCTAAGGTAGATATTAAAATCGCCATTGCGAAAGTTGCTAATCTTAAAGCTCTGCTTCTCACAAATTGCCTTGATTTCTAGTGTGCCATTATCCAAAGTGCCGTTTGTAAGCGTGTAAGATATGCGTCTATCCGCGCTTAGGTAAAGATTTGCATTAGAAGTGTTATCAAAGATTCCGCCATATAGCACACTGCCATTAAAAGCGATAGTGCGAGTTTTAGCGTCTGTATATTTTGTGCTATCTATGGTGCTTTGGTTGCTTGCATTTATCGCACTTTTGGGTAAGGCACTTCGTGGGGTAATCTGTGCTCCACCACTGCAATCTACGCCATAAATAAGCGCGTGAAGCTCTTTATCTATGTAGGACTCATTGATTGCTTCATCATTGATATTTTCTACACTCTCCACGCCACTTACGCTACCTGCACCACCTCCACTCTCTGCACCATTTGCACTCTTTACACCGCCTGTGTCCTGCGCGTAAAGTAGTGTGAAGCTAGCGCATATCAGCGAGACTATGCCCACTCTCACTAGCGCACTTAGTTTCCCTAGCTTAGCTTGCCCATATCGCTTCATTTTCGCCTCCTTAAAGAATGCCATTTTGCTTGCATTGTAGCACAAATTGACACAACAAATCGCTAAATTAAGGAGATGATTAAATGGTTTTAAAATGATTGTGCGGTTTTAGCTAAAAATCTCATCTATATCGCCGCGCACATACTCTTTTAGATTTGCATTTGTTGTGCCGTTTTTGTTGTAATACACTAGCTTTACGCGCACATTTTGCCCTTGATATGTCAAATCTATGTTTTCAAAAATATCTCTAAATCCTTGCGCTTTATTTTCTGCATTTTGTGGGGCGAGGCTTATTCCCTTTGG
This DNA window, taken from Helicobacter macacae MIT 99-5501, encodes the following:
- a CDS encoding vWA domain-containing protein, translating into MKRYGQAKLGKLSALVRVGIVSLICASFTLLYAQDTGGVKSANGAESGGGAGSVSGVESVENINDEAINESYIDKELHALIYGVDCSGGAQITPRSALPKSAINASNQSTIDSTKYTDAKTRTIAFNGSVLYGGIFDNTSNANLYLSADRRISYTLTNGTLDNGTLEIKAICEKQSFKISNFRNGDFNIYLSKNPTKEVAIALNVNASMKGYIEAFKEIAPFVAKHILGDREKQFAKISLVIFSNRGTENLGTFYDVQEFANTVNSVQAIKSTVVLTNAAIIRSIKNFTKDNGLKKEVYLIVAGSPDDTRNTQTMLNLTKSINASIVKNSPQNADNLVKIHAFALSPNLEFLKNIAKITGGTYNEANNSYDFKKQILTLSNGGKPFDMRKLDNQIRPSKTNKIYDPDNPQDKPNK